The sequence CCGTCAGTTCCGGTCCGCCCCGCCGGATCCGGACCACTCGTTCGGAGCGCGGGTTCCCTTGCCGCATCCGAAGGAGCCGTCGGGCCCGGCTTTTGACCTGATTCCCCCACGACGCCGGGGTGTTGGACCGATGGGACGGTCGTCAAGCGATCGGTTGCTGGAGGTCGGACACCGCACCCGGCCTGCCGCCTCCAAAACGGGGTTGGCCTCCGACCCGCCCACCCGTACGCTCACAGCGCCGTACTGCCGTTGCAGCAAGCCTTTCAGGATGGTCGGGAAACCGGCAGTGACCGCCCAAGATGGAAAAGCGGATTCTCGTCATCAAGCTGGGTGCCTTTGGCGATTTGGTGCTGGCGTTCGACGCGTTTCACGCCATCCGCATGCACCATCGCCGGGATCACGTCACTTTGCTGACCCGCAGGGCCTATGCCTCATGGGCCCGTCAGATGCCCTGGTTCGACGAAGTGTGGGAGGACCCGGCCCTGCGCTGGTGGCAATGGTGGGGCGTGCTGGCCTGGCGCAGGAAACTCCGCTCTGCCGGCTTTTCCCGCGTCTATGACCTGCAGGGTAACGACCGCACCGCCGCATATTTCCGGCTGCTCCACCCCCGGCCGCCCGAATGGTCCGGACCTGTCCGCGGTTGTTCACACCCCCGACCCGACTTTCAGCGGGAGCCACTTCCGGCCTACGAACGTCTGTTGCGTCAGTTGGAATCGGCCGGTGTGCCACGTGCCGGGCGGGCGTCCCTGGACTGGCTCACCGGACCCGTGGAGGATTTCAAGCTGCCGCCGAGCTTTGTCATTTTTGTGCCCGGTTGTTCGCCGCATCGGCCCGAAAAACGTTGGCCCGCGGAGAACTACGCCGAACTGGCGCGACGGCTCCAATCACGCGGCCTGGCCGTGGTTGCAGTCGGAACCCGGGCCGACCAGGACGCCCTCCGGACCCTGTGCCGACTCGCCCCTTGGGTCCTCAACCTGGCCGGCCAAACCGACTTCGGACAATTGGCTGAACTGGCTCGCCGGGCCCTGGGCGTGGTGGGCAACGATACCGGCCCGGTCCACCTCATGGCCGCCGTGGGCGCGCCCACGCTGGTCCTCTACGGCAGAGAAGCAGAGCCCCAACGCTTGCGGCCTTCCGGTTCTGCAGTCGGATGGTTGCAGGCCAAATCGCTGGCCGACCTGAGGGTCGACGAGGTTTGGACCTGGCTGCAACGGCACTGGTTCGGCCCCATGCGCCCCCCTTCGCACCTCCACAAGCTTTTCTCCGATACTCGCCCCGACGCGCCTCCGCAGCATCCACGCCCGACGTCTTGAAATGGCCCGTGCCTGTGCCCTGCCGGTTGCGGCCCGGAGGGGCGATCACGGACAACGCTGCGGGCGGATGGGCCCGATGGATTCCGGACGTTTGCATGGGCCCGCCGGCGCCGTGCCGGCGCCGGCCTTCCCTGATCCTCCCGTCTCCGTTCCGCGCGGGCCGGCTCAGTACCGGGGCCGCAGCAGCGAAACCACCCGGGTCCACCCCTTGCGGGAAAACTCCGACACCGCCGCGGCCAGCGAGGCCCGGCGCACGCGACGTCGGCTGGCAATGAACCCTTCAGGTTCGGGCGGTGCGAACGAGACCGGGTGTCGTTCCTCGATGATGCGCGCCACCTGGGCAAACAACCAGTAACGTTCCAGGTACAACCGCCGGCTCTCCAGGAGCGCGGCGCGTCGTTTTTCGTCCTCCCGATCCCGGATGGCCCGCCGAATGATCTCCAGCGACCCCTCGAAGTCGAAGATGTTGATCGGGACGACGCTTTCGGCGGGGAAGTAATCGGTGTAGTTGGGGCATCCGTAATAGAACGGCAGGCACACGCCCAGAAATGCGTCGGCCAGTTTTTCCGTCAGGTGATGGGGTGCCCTGTGATTCTCGATGGCCAGATGGAACCGGTAAGGGTCCAGGGCATCGGCCTTGTCGGGCAGGTAATTCCAGCCGTGACCGTAAACGTCCAGCTCGGGCAGGGCCGCCTTGAGCTGCTCCACAAAGCGCACCCGCTGATGGTGCAGCGTGTGCCGCTGCCGCTTGGTGGAGCAGACCGTGGAGATCAGCCGGGTCTTGTTCAGGGGCAGGTTCTGCACAATGGCATCGTATCGCCCGCGCGGACTGATCACCGCGTCGCCGTGACCCGTGGCCCCGTAATACCAGACCAGGCCCGGCTGACAGCGAATGGCGCGCGGATGCTTCAGAGCCCAGGGCTCCTGACTCGTCAGCACCCAGCCAAACTGCCGCACATAGTGGGGGCCGTAGACCTTGATGGAACTCGGCTCGGCCGTGATCAGCAACGTGTGGGCCCGCGGACAGGCCAGAGGTTCGATGTCCCGACCCGGCTCCGAGGGCAGGTCGTCGTACACCACCAACCAGTCGTATGCGCGCGCGTCCGGATCAAAAATGAACTCGCACCGGCCCCAGAAGGGTTTTCCCCCGGGAAACCGTCCCAACCACGCCTCGCGATTGTGTTCGCGACTCGCCTTGGCCAGGAACTTGACGCGGATCCGGTCCGGACCGGTTGCGTTGGGCGTGTCCATGTTCATCCGATTGCCGGCCGCGAGCCTACGGTGACCCGCCGGCACCCGTCAACCGGCCCGCCCGAAACTGTCCGACCACACCTCCAGAAATGCCCGGAGACCGGAGATACTGTGGGAGAAACCTGCATGGGATGGCCGGGGGTGGTTCCGGTCTCATCCCGGGCGCTGCAACTCCAGCAGGCGGCGGTACACCGGATGCGTCTCGGCGAGGACCTCGGGTGGGCCGTCCCCGGTGATCCGGCCCTCCTCGAACACCAGCACGCGCCGCGCCAGACTGATGGAGCTGAACCGGTGGGCGATCAGAATGGTGGTCCGACCGCGGATCAGCTCCCGCAGGGCGGCCTGAACCCGTGCCTCGCTTTCGGAATCCAGCGCGCTGGTGGCCTCGTCCAGAATCAGGATGGGTGCGTCCTTCAAAAAGGCCCGGGCAATGGCAATGCGCTGGCGCTGCCCGCCCGACAAGGCCGTGCCCTGTTCGCCCACCACGGTCTCGTACCCCCGGGGCAGGGCCTCAATGAACTCTGCCGCTCCGGCCCGGCGCGCCGCCTCCCGCACCGCCGCGTCATCGGCATCCGGCCGACCCAACCGGATGTTTTCGGCGATGGTCGTGTTGAAGAGCATCGGCATCTGCGGCACAAACGCGATCCGGTCCCGCCAGGCGCGCTTGTCCAACTCGCGCAGGTCAGTGCCCCCGTAGGTGACCCGGCCCTCCGTAGGATCAAAAAACCGGGGGATGAGCAGGGCAAAAGTGCTCTTGCCCGCACCGCTGGGCCCCACCAACGCCACGGTCTCGCCCGGCTCGATGCAAACGGTAATCCCGTTCAGGGCAGGTGCGGCCCCGGATTCGCTCCGGTTCGGATACAGGAACCGCACCTGCTCGAACCGGATCGGCGCGTTGCCGGGTGGCAACGGCCGGGGAGTGACCGGGTTCGGCATGGTATCCCGGGCTGTCAGGATCTCTTCCAGCCGTTCCAGCGAGGCCTGTCGGGATTTCAGGGCGGCCTGCAGGCCGCTGAGTTTCTTCACCGGGTCGTAGGCCAGGTAAAGCGCCAGGGCCAGCGAACTGAACGTGGCGAAATCAATCCCGCTGCGCACCCCCAGATACAGCGCCACCATCAATCCGCACGTGGCAATGAACTCGACCGACGGCCCCAACATCGCCTCGTACTTCACCGTCTTGAGGGACAGGCGCAGGATCTCGTGCAATCGCGCGGCAAACCGCCGGCACTGCAACTCCTGCAGGTTGTAGGACTGGATTTCAACGGGCGATTGCAACGCCTCGGTCACCACGGCGGCCAGTTCGCCGCTCTGCCGGGCCACCGCCCGTGCCCGGCGCAACAACCGCCGCGTCATCAGCCGCAAGGGCACCACACACAGCGGAATGGTCACCATCGCCACCAGGGTGAACAGGGCGCTTCGTTCCGTGGCAGACACCCAAACCAGGTATCCCAGCGCCGCCACCAACAGCAACGGCTGTTTGATGGCGTCGTTGCTCACCAGCAGGATGAGCGAGCGCAGCTGTTCGGCGTCGTTCACCAGCCGGCTGGTCAAATCCCCCGTCCGGTGCTGCTGGTAAAAGGCCAGCGGCAGCGACTGCAGCTTTTCAAAGGCCGCCCGGCGCAGGTTCTCCAAAAACACAAAGCCCGCCAGGTTGATCCAGTACCGGTTCAAAAACGCGCAGAGCCCGCGCAACAGGAACACCACCGGCATGCCCCAACAGGCCAGCAACAGGAGCCGGTCCTGGTAGTGCTCCCCGAAAAGACGACGCCCGGCCGCCACCACCCACGGGGACGCCTCCTGTTCGCGCCCGAAAAAGATGGGCAGCACCGTTTTCAACATCACCGGCAGGCCCACCCCGCTCAGCGCGGCAAAACCCACCCCGGCCAGCAAACCCGCCACCAGGTAGGGCCACGACGGTCGGACCAGCGGCCACCACCGCCGCAGCCGGGAATCCGTGTCCGCCAACCCCCACCGGGGGCCGGCGGCCATGAGGGTGCCCTCGCGCGTCCTTTGCTCGTGCGTTCCCATCCCAAAGCGAACGGCAGACTACGCAGGACCGTGAACCGCAGCCAGCGCGTTGTGGACCGGGGCTGCAGCCGGGGATCCGATGCCCCCGGCCCGGCACGCCCGGCCTCCGGATCACGTGGACCGGCCCGCCCGCGCCTGCCAGGCTTGCAACACCGTGTCCATGACCCGGTCCACGGGCGAGGTGTCGAGCCGCTGCGCTTCCGGATGCGCGCGCAACCAGGCCACCGCCCGGCGGATCCCCTCCCGGAACGGCACCGAACAGCGAAACTCGGGGACGAATCGGCGCAGTTTCGAGTTGTCAAACACGGCCGGATGCGCCTTGTCGCCCTTCAGGGGACCCGTCATTTCGGGACACACCGTGCAAATGAAATCGGTGGGCACCGGGACGATGACCGGCTCCACGCCCACGGCCGCGCCGATTTCGCGGTAGATCTGCGTCCACGGGAGCGCCTCGTCGCTGGTGATGTGAAAGTCCTCGCCCAACACGTCGTCACGGCCGATCAACCCCGCCAGTCCGGCGGCGAAATCGCCGGCCCAGGTGAGCGTCCACGGCGTATCGCCCCGGTCCGGCACCCACACCGCAGCGCCCCGTTCCAGCCGCGCCGCAAAGGCGTAGCCGGCGCTGGAGACGGGGTTGGGTATCCAACGCTCCGAATACGTGTGCGAGGGCCGGACAATGGTCACCGGAAAACGTTCGGTTTGCCATCGCGCCAGCAGCCACTGCTCGCACGCCAGCTTCTTCTGCGCATACTCCCAGAACGGGTTGCCCCGCGGACAATCCTCGCGAATGGGCAGTTGCGGCGGCGGTTTCGCGTACACCGTGGCCGAGCTGATGAAGACGTATTGCCGCACCCGGCCGGCAAACAGGCCGTGGTCCACCTCCACATCGGGCACGTCGTACCCGATGAAGTTGACCACGACGTCCACCGCCCGGCCCTCCAACGCCCTGCGCATCGACTCCGGGTCGTGCCGATCCGCCCGGACCGCCTCAAAACCCGGCGGCAGGGGCGAGCGACCGCGCGTCAGCAGCAACACCTCATGCCCGCGCCGTTGCAGTTCAACCGCGCAGGCCGCGGAAAGGTTGCCCGTGCCTCCCAGCAGCAGAACTCGCATGCCTTTCACACTGCGCCACGGCCGGCGGGATCACAACGCCAAACCCTGCACTGAACCGTCCCGGCAACCGGGGCAGGCGGCCGGCAGCCCGGCCTGCAACGGTGCGGTGCATCGGTCGCCGCCACGCTCTCCGGGGGACGACCGTGAATCCGGCCCGGGCGCAAACACGCCGCAGTTTGGCCAGCACTTCGCGTTTGGTTTGTGCGCTCCTTTTGGCGTCTTTGGCGGGCAACACGGGCTTTTGGCGCAACGACCCGTTTCGGCAAACGACTCCTCCCCGCCCGGGTAACTTCTTTTCGGCTCAAATCGCCTTTCCGTGGCTCTCTCTGCCCGACCTCCGGCCTTCTGTCTCTCCGGAGTTCGTTTTCTCCGTCTCTTGGTGGTGAATGCGACGGGCCCGGAGGACCGTGCCCCATCCGCGGTGTGCAAGATCGCAGCACTCCTTGCGAGACCCGAGAGGGCGGTGGGGACAGCGTTCCCGCGGCCCGAAAAGGTGGCACGCGTAGAGGTACGGGGCTCGCGCCTCGAGTTGCCGGCTCTGGTCTTGCCGGGGGCGGGGGGGCGGGCCCAAGCTGGGCCCCTGCGATCATGACCGGACGAGAACGTTTTCTGGCAGCCTGCCGGTGCCGGACGGTGGATCGGCCGCCGATCTGGTTGATGCGGCAGGCGGGGCGGGCACTGCCCGAATACCGCGCCCTGCGGCAGCGATATTCGTTTCTGGACCTGGTCCGCACACCCGAACTGGCGGCGGAGGTGACCCTCCAGCCGGTGCGACGGTTCGGGTTCGATGCGGCCATCCTGTTCAGTGACATCCTGGTGGCCAACGAGGGGCTGGGCCAGGGCTACCGCTTTCGGGACGAGGGCGGCATTGCCATGGACTTCGCAGTGAAGAGCGCCCGGGACCTGGAACGGCTGGAGGTGGCACGGGTGCGGGAGCGTCTGGCGTATCTGCCGGCTGCGGTGCGGTGCGTGCGCGAAGGGCTGGGGGATCAGACCGCGTTGCTGGGTTTCGCAGGTGCGCCGTGGACACTGGCCAACTTTGCCCTCGAGGGCGGCAGCGCGGAGGTGTGGGAACGGGCAAAGCGGTTGTGGTTCGAGGAGCCCGCGTTGTATGAGGCGTTGCTGGAGCGGCTGACCCGGGCGGTGACGGAGGTTTTGCGGATGCAGATCGAGGCCGGCGTGGATGCGGTGCAGGTGTTTGACAGTCTGGCGGGCGAGTTGCCGGCGGGCACTTATGCGGAGGCGGGTCTGCCCTGGTTGCAGGAGGTGGTCCGCTCGGTGGCCGGTCGCGTGCCGGTGATTGTGTTTGCGCGGGGGTACCATGGGGATTGGTCGCGCCTGATCGGGCCGGGCGTCTCGGTGGTGGGTGTGGACTGGCAGGTGGAACTGCCGGAGGTGGCGGCGCGGCTGCCGGCGGCGGTGGGTGTGCAGGGCAACCTCGATCCGTTTCTTTTGACCCTCGGCCCGGCGGTGGTGCGGTCCGAGGCAGGCCGGCTGCTGGGCGTCATGGGCGGCCGACCGGGCTGGATTTTCAATCTGGGTCATGGTGTGCCGCCGGCGGCCCGACTGGATTCGATGGAGGCGCTGGTTCAAACCGTGCGGGAGTTTGCAGGGACGGTTTCCGCCGATAGATTGAGTTCATGACGATGTTGTCCGTGGACCTGGACCTGGTGCGCAAATACAACGTGCCGGGCCCGCGCTACACCTCCTTCCCGCCGGCGAACCATTTTCGGGAGGGGATCCCGTGGTCGGAGGTGGAGGCGCGCATTCGCGAGAACAACCGGACCGAGCGGGACCTCTCGCTGTATTTCCACATCCCGTTTTGCGAGACGCTGTGCTGGTTTTGCGGGTGCACCACGGTGATCACCCTGAACCACGACAAGGGTCGCCGTTACGTGGAGACGCTGGGCAGGGAGGTGGCGCACATGGCGTCCCTGCTGAATCCGCGGCGTCCGGTGGTGCAGCTCCACTGGGGCGGGGGCTCGCCCACGTTTTTGCGGCCGGAGGAGATCCGGCGTCTGGGGGAAATCATCCATCGGCATTTCAGGCTCGCGCCGGACGTGGAGGCGGGCGTGGAGATTGATCCGCGGCGGTTGACACGGGATCACCTGGTGGCGTTGCGGGAGGTGGGATTCAACCGGGCCTCCATGGGCGTGCAGGATTTTGATCCGCAGGTCCAGCAGGCGGTGCACCGGATCCAGCCCCGGGAACTGACCGAGCGGGTGCTGCAATGGTGCCGCGAACTGGGGTTTCAGTCGGTGAACCTCGACCTGATTTACGGCCTGCCGCATCAGACGGTCGAGTCGTTCAATCGGACCCTGGACATTGTGCTGGAGCTGAAGCCGGACCGGTTGGCGGTGTTCAGTTACGCTCATGTGCCGTGGATCAAGCCGGCGCAGCGCATCCTGGAGAAGCAACGATTTCTGCCCGCGCCCGAAACGAAGCTTCAGTTGCTGAAACTGGTGATCGAGCGGCTGACCCGGGACGGCGGGTACGTGTACATCGGCATGGACCATTTTGCGTTGCCGGACGATGAACTGGCGGTGGCCCAGCGTCAGCGGCGGTTGCAGCGCAATTTCCAGGGCTACAGCACCCGGGCCGGGGCCGACATCTATGCCTTCGGCATGTCCAGCATCTCGCAGACGCCGGACATGTACTGGCAGAACCTCAAGGATCTGCCGGCTTATGAACAGGCGGTGGAGTCGGGGCGTGCACCGTTGTATCGGGCCTATTTTCTCACCGAGGAGGACCGGCTCCGGCGCGAGACCATCATGCGGGTGATGTGTGATCTGGGGCTGGACTTTGCCGAGATGTCGGCGCGGTTGGGCGTGGATTTCGAGCGCCACTTTGCAGCCGAGCTGGCGGCGCTGGCGCCGTTGGAGGCGGACGGGCTGATTCGCCGCCGACCGGGCGGGCTGGAGGTGACCGACATCGGGCGGCTGTTCATCCGGAACATTGCGATGTGCTTCGACAACACCCTGCCGCCGCCGGAGCAACGGCGGCATTCCCGCACGGTGTAGTGTCCGATCCTGCCCGTCGGGCCGGAACCGCACCGGCCCCGGGGCATGCCGGCCCCGTCGGGGGCAGCCTCAGTTGACCGAGATTCGATAGAACCCCTGCGCAGCCGGGGCAGGGGTGGTCACCCGCCACACCGTGTTACCGGAGATGCTTTCGAACCGGGCGGAGGTGTCCTCGGCCCACGGCCCGGTGGGTTGGGCGGCGCGCCAAAGTCGCAACACCATGCCGGTTGGCGGGGCGGTGACTTCGAACCGGGCAATCAATTCGCTGCCGTTCCACGTGACGGGTCCGGTGAAACGCACCGTGGGCGGGGTGACGGCCTGGACCTGGATCTCGCGCACCGGTCCCCAGGGCAGGTATCGCCCCGGCAACTGCGCGCGCACCCGCATCAAAACGGATCCGGGCACCAGCGGATGGAAAGCGAACTGCACGGTGGGGCCCGAATCGGTCAGGTTGGTGGAGACGATGCGGGCCGCGCCTTCGACGCGGATGTCGTCCAGCAGCCAGCCGA is a genomic window of Limisphaera ngatamarikiensis containing:
- a CDS encoding glycosyltransferase family 9 protein codes for the protein MEKRILVIKLGAFGDLVLAFDAFHAIRMHHRRDHVTLLTRRAYASWARQMPWFDEVWEDPALRWWQWWGVLAWRRKLRSAGFSRVYDLQGNDRTAAYFRLLHPRPPEWSGPVRGCSHPRPDFQREPLPAYERLLRQLESAGVPRAGRASLDWLTGPVEDFKLPPSFVIFVPGCSPHRPEKRWPAENYAELARRLQSRGLAVVAVGTRADQDALRTLCRLAPWVLNLAGQTDFGQLAELARRALGVVGNDTGPVHLMAAVGAPTLVLYGREAEPQRLRPSGSAVGWLQAKSLADLRVDEVWTWLQRHWFGPMRPPSHLHKLFSDTRPDAPPQHPRPTS
- a CDS encoding glycosyltransferase family 10 domain-containing protein translates to MDTPNATGPDRIRVKFLAKASREHNREAWLGRFPGGKPFWGRCEFIFDPDARAYDWLVVYDDLPSEPGRDIEPLACPRAHTLLITAEPSSIKVYGPHYVRQFGWVLTSQEPWALKHPRAIRCQPGLVWYYGATGHGDAVISPRGRYDAIVQNLPLNKTRLISTVCSTKRQRHTLHHQRVRFVEQLKAALPELDVYGHGWNYLPDKADALDPYRFHLAIENHRAPHHLTEKLADAFLGVCLPFYYGCPNYTDYFPAESVVPINIFDFEGSLEIIRRAIRDREDEKRRAALLESRRLYLERYWLFAQVARIIEERHPVSFAPPEPEGFIASRRRVRRASLAAAVSEFSRKGWTRVVSLLRPRY
- a CDS encoding ABC transporter ATP-binding protein, which produces MGTHEQRTREGTLMAAGPRWGLADTDSRLRRWWPLVRPSWPYLVAGLLAGVGFAALSGVGLPVMLKTVLPIFFGREQEASPWVVAAGRRLFGEHYQDRLLLLACWGMPVVFLLRGLCAFLNRYWINLAGFVFLENLRRAAFEKLQSLPLAFYQQHRTGDLTSRLVNDAEQLRSLILLVSNDAIKQPLLLVAALGYLVWVSATERSALFTLVAMVTIPLCVVPLRLMTRRLLRRARAVARQSGELAAVVTEALQSPVEIQSYNLQELQCRRFAARLHEILRLSLKTVKYEAMLGPSVEFIATCGLMVALYLGVRSGIDFATFSSLALALYLAYDPVKKLSGLQAALKSRQASLERLEEILTARDTMPNPVTPRPLPPGNAPIRFEQVRFLYPNRSESGAAPALNGITVCIEPGETVALVGPSGAGKSTFALLIPRFFDPTEGRVTYGGTDLRELDKRAWRDRIAFVPQMPMLFNTTIAENIRLGRPDADDAAVREAARRAGAAEFIEALPRGYETVVGEQGTALSGGQRQRIAIARAFLKDAPILILDEATSALDSESEARVQAALRELIRGRTTILIAHRFSSISLARRVLVFEEGRITGDGPPEVLAETHPVYRRLLELQRPG
- a CDS encoding NAD-dependent epimerase/dehydratase family protein, which gives rise to MRVLLLGGTGNLSAACAVELQRRGHEVLLLTRGRSPLPPGFEAVRADRHDPESMRRALEGRAVDVVVNFIGYDVPDVEVDHGLFAGRVRQYVFISSATVYAKPPPQLPIREDCPRGNPFWEYAQKKLACEQWLLARWQTERFPVTIVRPSHTYSERWIPNPVSSAGYAFAARLERGAAVWVPDRGDTPWTLTWAGDFAAGLAGLIGRDDVLGEDFHITSDEALPWTQIYREIGAAVGVEPVIVPVPTDFICTVCPEMTGPLKGDKAHPAVFDNSKLRRFVPEFRCSVPFREGIRRAVAWLRAHPEAQRLDTSPVDRVMDTVLQAWQARAGRST
- the hemE gene encoding uroporphyrinogen decarboxylase encodes the protein MTGRERFLAACRCRTVDRPPIWLMRQAGRALPEYRALRQRYSFLDLVRTPELAAEVTLQPVRRFGFDAAILFSDILVANEGLGQGYRFRDEGGIAMDFAVKSARDLERLEVARVRERLAYLPAAVRCVREGLGDQTALLGFAGAPWTLANFALEGGSAEVWERAKRLWFEEPALYEALLERLTRAVTEVLRMQIEAGVDAVQVFDSLAGELPAGTYAEAGLPWLQEVVRSVAGRVPVIVFARGYHGDWSRLIGPGVSVVGVDWQVELPEVAARLPAAVGVQGNLDPFLLTLGPAVVRSEAGRLLGVMGGRPGWIFNLGHGVPPAARLDSMEALVQTVREFAGTVSADRLSS
- the hemN gene encoding oxygen-independent coproporphyrinogen III oxidase, with amino-acid sequence MTMLSVDLDLVRKYNVPGPRYTSFPPANHFREGIPWSEVEARIRENNRTERDLSLYFHIPFCETLCWFCGCTTVITLNHDKGRRYVETLGREVAHMASLLNPRRPVVQLHWGGGSPTFLRPEEIRRLGEIIHRHFRLAPDVEAGVEIDPRRLTRDHLVALREVGFNRASMGVQDFDPQVQQAVHRIQPRELTERVLQWCRELGFQSVNLDLIYGLPHQTVESFNRTLDIVLELKPDRLAVFSYAHVPWIKPAQRILEKQRFLPAPETKLQLLKLVIERLTRDGGYVYIGMDHFALPDDELAVAQRQRRLQRNFQGYSTRAGADIYAFGMSSISQTPDMYWQNLKDLPAYEQAVESGRAPLYRAYFLTEEDRLRRETIMRVMCDLGLDFAEMSARLGVDFERHFAAELAALAPLEADGLIRRRPGGLEVTDIGRLFIRNIAMCFDNTLPPPEQRRHSRTV